A segment of the Streptomyces sp. NBC_01235 genome:
CCTGCCGATCGGTGACCTGAAGTCGGCACGTGCCGCGTTCCGCTCGATCAACGAGCGCTGGGAGGCCATCGGCCACGTCCCGCGCGACGCGCGGCCGAAGGTCGAGGGCCGGATGCACGCCGTGGAGCGGGCGATCCAGGAGTCCGAGGAGACCGAGTGGCGCCGGACGAACCCGGAGGCGCGCGCGCGTGCCGAGGGTCTGACCGGTCAGCTCCAGGCCGCCGTTGACAAGCTGCGGACGCAGATCGAGCAGGCCCGCGCCCAGGGCAACTCCGCGAAGGCCGACAAGCTGGAGCGGGAGCTGGAGGGCCGTCAGGCGCTGCTGGACCAGGCGCTGAAGGGCCTGCAGGAGTTCGGCGGCCAGTAAGGACCGTGCGGTGAGGCCCGGTTGGCTCCACCGAGGTTGTCTTTCGAACGTGCGGCCCGGCAGTGGGAGACCACCGCCGGGCCGTTTCGCGTGCCCGTCCGCCTCAGGCCGCTCCGCCCCGCTCACTGATGTCCAGGGCCTGTTTGAGCACCTCGCAGGCCTGGAGGTGGTTGCCGGACTCCTGGAGCAGGTCGGCCAGGCGCCGGCAGACGAGGACGGCCTCGGGCCGGCTCGGGGCCGTCCTGAACGCCGTGGCGCAGGACGCCCAGCAGTTCCCCGGTGAAGGCGGTGTAGCGCTCGCCGTCGGGGGCCAGGGCGATCCGGTCGCGCGGTGAGGCCGTCAGGACGTAGGCGCCGTCGACGGCGGCCTCGGCTGCGAGGACCTCGTCACCGGCCAGGGCGCGGGCGGCGCGGCCGCTGAAGCAGCAGTCGAGGACGACGACCTCGCGGCGGGCGCGGGCCGAGCGCGGCGCGGCGCGCAGGTGCTGGTGGGCGACGGCCGTGTAGCCGAGGTGTTCGCGGGAGTCGCCGAGCGCGAGGTACAGGTCGGCAGAGCTGCTCCACCAGCCTGACCAGGCCCTCCGGGCGGTCCGGGCCGGTGGTGAGCGGGGGCACGCCGTCGCCGAGGGCCCGTTCCGTGATGGCGCCGGAGTCGACGGTGGGGCCGAACGCCCGGTGATCATGAGGTACATGCAGGCCCCGAGGCCGTACCAGTCCGCCGCGCGCATGTGCCTCCGGCGCCATGAACCGCGGGGTGCCGACGAGGGCCCCCGTGCGGGTGGTGGAGGCCTCACCGGCCGGCCCGGCCAGCCCGAAGTCCTGGAGCACGACGCGCCCGCTGCGGGTGATGCCGACGTTGGTGGGCTTGACGTCACGGTGCAGCACCCCGGCCGTGTGCGCGGCCTCCAGCGCCTCCGCGATGCCGAACGCGACGGTGCTGACCGCCTTGGCCGGCAGCGGCCCCTCGGCCCGAGGCCAGGTCGGCCAGGCTCATGCCGTCGAGGACCTGCATCACGAGGTACGGAGTGCCTTCGTGCACCCCGATGTCGTACAGCGTCACCACGCCGGGGTGGTCGATCCGGGCCAGAGCGCGCGCCTCGCGCCGGAAGCGGTCCCAGGCCATGCTGTCCTGGGCCAGGCCCTCGACGGCGGTGAGCATCTTCAGGGCGACGCGGCGGTCCAGCCGGGTGTCCTCCGCCTCGTGGACGACACCCATGCCGCCGCGCCCGAGAAGCCTGACGGGGCGGTAGCGTCCGGCGGCCGGACCGGACGGCTGTACGCCGTCCTGTCCGTCGTGCCCGGCCAATCCGTCCTGTCCCGGTCCGCCCGTGCCGCTCCCCCGTCCCCCGTCGGCCGCTCTCCCCCGTACGTTACGGCCTGCGTGCCGACGTCACCCGGTACACGTCGTAGACGCCCTCCACCCCGCGGACGGCCTTCAGGACGTGCCCCAGGTGCTTGGGGTCGCCCATCTCGAAGGTGAAGCGGGAGGTGGCCACCCGGTCGCGGGAGGTCTGGACGGCGGCGGACAGGATGTTGACGTGCTGGTCGGACAGGACACGCGTGACGTCCGACAGCAGACGGGACCGGTCCAGCGCCTCGACCTGGATGGCGACCAGGAAAACGGAGGACTGCGTCGGCGCCCACTCGACGTCGAGGATGCGCTCCGGCTCACGGGACAGTGACTCCACGTTGACGCAGTCGCTGCGGTGAACCGATACGCCACTACCGCGCGTGACGAAACCGATGATCGGGTCGCCGGGCACGGGCGTACAACAGCGGGCCAGCTTGACCCACACGTCGTCGACTCCCTTGACGACCACGCCCGGGTCCTGGTTGCTGCGCCGTTTGCGGCCGCGGCCGTGCGACGGCGGTACCGCCTCGTCCATCTCCTCGGTGGCCGCCTCCTCGCCGCCGAGAGCCTGCACCAGCTTCTGCACGACGTTCTGCGCGGCCACATGGCCCTCGCCGATCGCCGCGTACAGCGAGGAGATGTCCGGATAGCGCATCTCGTGCGCGAGCGTGACGAGCGAGTCGCCGGTGAGGATGCGCTGGATCGGCAGGTTCTGCTTGCGCATAGCCCGCGCGATGGCGTCCTTGCCCTGCTCGATGGCCTCGTCGCGGCGCTCCTTGGAGAACCAGGCCCGGATCTTGTTGCGGGCGCGCGGCGACTTGACGAAGTTCAGCCAGTCCCGGGACGGCCCGGCCCCTGCGGCCTTGGAGGTGAAGACCTCCACCAGGTCTCCGTTGTCCAGGGTCGACTCCAGCGGCACCAGGCGTCCGTTGACCCGGGCTCCTATGGTGCGGTGGCCCACCTCGGTGTGCACCGCGTACGAGAAGTCCACCGG
Coding sequences within it:
- a CDS encoding protein kinase domain-containing protein, encoding MAGHDGQDGVQPSGPAAGRYRPVRLLGRGGMGVVHEAEDTRLDRRVALKMLTAVEGLAQDSMAWDRFRREARALARIDHPGVVTLYDIGVHEGTPYLVMQVLDGMSLADLASGRGAAAGQGGQHRRVRHRGGAGGRAHGRGAAP